The Eremothecium cymbalariae DBVPG#7215 chromosome 8, complete sequence genome has a window encoding:
- the SPC29 gene encoding Spc29p (similar to Ashbya gossypii ACR157C), translating to MDRSSYLNRPETDDTLQNIRKEYLNTKRNLHDLLTSSPTRIPQSTRGELGGKAAAGLQQQQGAQLAAQDAEQDDRLRQQLRDYMNNRGRHMGAPARYPSVGAAAPPAPPLLQAAGGGSAAAVAPVEGSLQRQLDNQKLMFDSLKRELDTQRTINNMLFQRLDQLEEDVRYLRHATNNKAQQQQNNNVGGNFRSVSSAPSSSHTTGFGGSSVSGDDTKVLLGWDQPSNAVKQHHPHQRSLSNFDDNTAKLIQMSSGAKQKW from the coding sequence ATGGACAGGTCGTCGTATCTTAATCGGCCGGAAACTGACGATACTTTGCAGAATATTCGGAAGGAATACCTCAATACCAAGCGCAACTTGCATGACTTGCTCACCAGCAGTCCCACGAGAATTCCTCAGAGCACACGGGGGGAGCTGGGCGGCaaggctgctgctgggctgcagcagcagcagggcGCACAGCTGGCTGCTCAGGATGCAGAGCAGGACGACCGGCTTCGACAGCAGTTGCGTGATTACATGAATAACCGAGGCCGCCATATGGGTGCTCCAGCAAGGTATCCCTCTGTTGGTGCGGCGGCGCCTCCCGCGCCGCCGCTGCTGCAGGCGGCTGGCGGCGGCAGCGCTGCCGCCGTAGCCCCTGTAGAGGGCTCGTTGCAGAGACAGCTGGACAACCAGAAGCTCATGTTTGACTCTCTAAAGCGTGAATTGGACACGCAGCGCACCATCAACAACATGTTGTTCCAGCGCTTGGATCAGCTGGAGGAGGACGTTCGGTATCTGCGGCACGCGACAAACAACAAggctcagcagcagcaaaatAACAACGTTGGCGGCAACTTCCGTTCGGTAAGCAGTGCGCCGAGTTCGTCGCACACAACAGGATTCGGTGGTAGTTCAGTGTCTGGTGATGATACCAAGGTTTTGCTTGGTTGGGACCAGCCTTCCAACGCCGTGAAACAGCATCATCCCCATCAGCGTTCTCTATctaattttgatgataacaCTGCAAAGTTGATCCAGATGTCTTCTGGGGCGAAACAAAAATGGTAG
- a CDS encoding uncharacterized protein (similar to Ashbya gossypii ACR161C), which produces MVIVTGNPKQDKSSNQVTLGPVGKLRITRHANCSSPFRYEQASNNEEDTICKEFNFMLINRISQTPDSTSSSPASTAESDWDSTKACASASFLSDEDSDDEDVHYLFNSFNNNPINSGSETDDDLNLLTFHHFQNYESFSADYEYDD; this is translated from the coding sequence ATGGTTATCGTGACCGGAAACCCAAAGCAAGATAAATCGTCCAATCAGGTTACACTTGGCCCGGTCGGTAAATTAAGGATAACAAGGCATGCTAACTGCAGCAGCCCATTTCGTTATGAACAAGCCTCAAATAACGAAGAAGATACCATATGCAAAGAATTTAACTTCATGCTAATTAACAGAATTTCTCAAACGCCTGATTCAACTAGTAGCAGTCCAGCCTCTACTGCTGAAAGCGACTGGGATTCTACAAAAGCTTGTGCATCCGCAAGCTTCCTAAGCGATGAAGACAgtgatgacgaagatgtCCACTACCTATTCAATAGTTTTAACAATAATCCCATTAACAGTGGTTCTGAGACAGATGACGATTTAAACCTTTTAAcatttcatcattttcaaaactatgAAAGTTTTTCAGCAGATTATGAATATGATGACTAG
- the KAP120 gene encoding karyopherin KAP120 (similar to Ashbya gossypii ACR159C) has product MDLVLNELNLVQVLEKASDPRDTGSSEPIVAEEQLKLWQGLPGYHYSLQSVYLNLSWSLQVRWLAIIQFKNSTDKFWRPTRMNCISKDEKSSIRDRLFHMVNEENNQLAIQNAHATAKIARLDYPQNWPNMFEYFEIALADHQVLQNDVKVYNILVHLNQIIKVIAPARIARCRPAMQIKMPLVFPLIVRVYLTNFNKWTSSNVLEKNELPSLKISYLALKVLRRAIVDVYESPHKDQAVIEFMDISLGHFSSLLLNHGSFKTFDEYEKFIKCYCKLYYNLVNVSPFSFVLLPSSYNILVKTTSLLFDRAVDVYQENAEVTSDFWEQLAIRAFGILRAIVQLVQKKGAIYIRSQTERTEVRAAIAKLCSQFLNEELLAKLMDLLIEWYLKMRPAELEHWYLDPEDWINEQISSGYEYQIRPCAENFFHHLMNCFSDFLCPYLLTTIETESGKLSSSMDDFLKKDAMFAAFQLASTNLSKHVDFDRLLVQIFLPEAVARDSTSADRLKIIRRRLALIINDWCTVKCSADSKVHCYDFFLELLTNDSDKVVQLTVVQSLRTMVGDWDFDKDQFQPYLDEFVTTLLRNILPSTKYTETKLYVLNTLSDIVIQNKGVIGNKLLMEILQIVPELWNVVANDDTQSILANALLRLLRYLLISLGGYSHAAWSAAIPALELSCNPSSCHFSLLYEDGYELWSALLQNFDPSMAALDSRLIDIVWCLEYGVQNQTESLPTLLEIVKSYVLLLPSDQYLSINVFSSILKHASSYLLKLRDDCFDIVLSILDTLTLLNEEDLGVRLIKYFFEAGVFTALLNAIFIKDKLSSFQHDQICRPISRIAFINPTGILDVIRNYHESMTTRTENALVEDSFQQFCINRETPLDEVIKIFMSRWSSCLNIFHDSKVTKIHALGTSSMLKTGHISILTEFSSICNAWIEFMEEINEDTVGDCEKYHLTDSDPELQGYTIEQLRYNELYRTRDPVHHVNSKKFFQDILYTLQKELGSQYPAFLKTVDSVILSNLEIFLSISPQKS; this is encoded by the coding sequence ATGGATCTGGTGTTGAATGAGTTAAATTTGGTTcaagttttggaaaaggcTAGTGATCCTCGAGACACTGGATCTAGCGAACCAATTGTGGCAGAGGAACAGTTGAAGTTGTGGCAAGGTTTGCCTGGGTATCATTACTCTTTGCAATCTGTGTATCTTAATTTATCATGGTCTTTGCAAGTTCGATGGTTGGCAATTAttcaatttaaaaatagCACGGATAAGTTTTGGAGGCCTACTAGGATGAATTGTATTTCAAAGGATGAGAAGAGTTCAATAAGAGATAGATTGTTTCATATGGTGAACGAGGAGAATAATCAGCTTGCTATTCAGAATGCGCATGCTACGGCCAAAATAGCGAGGTTGGACTACCCACAGAACTGGCCAAAtatgtttgaatattttgagaTCGCTTTGGCAGATCATCAAGTTTTACAGAATGATGTCAAGGTTTACAATATATTGGTTCATTTGaatcaaattatcaagGTTATAGCGCCTGCAAGAATTGCCAGGTGTCGTCCTGCAATGCAGATCAAAATGCCCTTGGTTTTTCCATTGATTGTTAGGGTTTATTTGActaattttaataaatgGACCTCTTCGAAtgttttggaaaagaatGAACTGCCCAGCCTAAAAATCTCTTATTTGGCGCTGAAGGTGTTACGAAGGGCCATTGTTGATGTGTACGAAAGTCCACATAAGGACCAAGCAGTTATTGAATTCATGGATATATCCCTTGGGCATTTTAGTTCACTGCTTCTTAATCATGGAAGCTTCAAGACATTTGACGAGTATGAaaaatttattaaatgtTACTGTAAACTATATTACAATTTGGTTAATGTTTCACCTTTCAGCTTTGTACTCCTTCCAAGCTCCTACAATATACTTGTAAAGACAACTAGTTTGTTATTTGATAGGGCTGTTGATGTTTATCAAGAGAACGCAGAAGTCACTAGTGATTTTTGGGAGCAGTTGGCAATTAGAGCATTTGGAATCCTAAGAGCTATTGTTCAATTAGTTCAAAAGAAAGGGGCCATATATATTAGGTCTCAAACTGAAAGAACCGAGGTTCGTGCGGCAATTGCAAAGCTTTGCTCTCAGTTTTTGAACGAAGAATTGTTAGCCAAGTTAATGGATCTTTTGATAGAATGGTATTTGAAAATGCGACCTGCTGAGCTAGAACATTGGTATTTGGATCCGGAAGATTGGATCAACGAACAGATATCATCTGGTTACGAATATCAAATTAGGCCATGTGCAGAAAATTTCTTTCACCATTTAATGAATTGTTTCTCTGATTTTCTTTGTCCTTATCTATTAACTACCATTGAGACAGAATCTGGTAAGCTATCTTCATCTAtggatgattttttaaagaaagatgCAATGTTTGCCGCCTTCCAGCTGGCGTCTACAAATTTATCCAAAcatgttgattttgatcGCTTGTTGGTGCAAATATTCCTTCCTGAAGCAGTTGCTAGGGATTCTACTTCTGCCGATagattaaaaataataagaagaagactTGCTCTGATTATAAATGACTGGTGTACTGTCAAGTGTTCAGCGGACAGTAAAGTACACTGTTACgacttttttttggaattaCTTACTAATGATTCAGACAAGGTGGTTCAACTAACTGTTGTTCAATCTCTAAGAACAATGGTGGGTGATTGGGACTTTGATAAAGACCAATTTCAACCTTATTTGGATGAATTTGTTACGACTCTTTTAAGGAATATTCTGCCTTCTACAAAATACACTGAGACAAAGTTATATGTTCTAAACACGTTAAGCGACATTGTTATACAAAATAAAGGTGTCATCGGCAACAAACTGTTGATGGaaattttgcaaattgTTCCAGAATTATGGAATGTTGTGGCCAATGATGACACCCAATCAATCCTAGCTAATGCATTATTAAGGTTGTTGAGGTATTTGCTGATCTCACTAGGAGGTTATTCACATGCTGCTTGGTCAGCTGCAATTCCAGCACTTGAATTATCGTGCAATCCTAGTTCTTGCCATTTCAGTTTATTGTACGAAGATGGTTATGAATTGTGGAGTGCCTTATTACAAAATTTCGACCCAAGTATGGCCGCCTTGGATAGTCGATTAATTGATATAGTATGGTGTCTTGAATACGGCGTACAAAATCAAACAGAATCATTGCCAACATTACTGGAAATAGTAAAAAGTTACGTTTTGTTACTTCCCTCAGACCAATATTTGTCCATTAATGTATTCAGTAGCATTTTGAAGCAtgcatcatcatatttGTTAAAGCTGAGAGATGATTGTTTTGATATTGTTCTGTCCATTCTAGATACCTTAACGCTATTAAATGAGGAAGATTTAGGGGTTAGATTAATAAAGTATTTCTTCGAAGCTGGGGTTTTTACTGCGCTCTTAAATGCCATATTCATTAAAGATAAGTTATCATCCTTCCAGCATGATCAAATATGCCGACCCATTTCCAGAATAGCGTTTATCAATCCCACAGGCATTCTGGATGTTATTAGAAACTATCATGAATCCATGACAACGCGGACCGAAAACGCACTTGTGGAAGATTCCTTTCAGCAATTCTGTATTAACAGAGAGACGCCCTTAGACGAAGTAATCAAGATTTTCATGTCTAGATGGTCTTCGTGCCTCAATATATTCCACGATTCCAAGGTGACAAAAATACACGCCTTGGGAACTTCAAGTATGCTGAAGACAGGTCACATTAGTATCTTAACAgaattttcttcaatttgCAATGCATGGATTGAGTTTATGGAAGAAATCAATGAAGATACAGTTGGAGATTgtgaaaaatatcatcttACCGACTCCGATCCTGAACTCCAAGGTTACAcaattgaacaattgagATATAACGAACTCTATAGAACCAGAGATCCTGTACATCACGTCAATTCCAAGAAGTTTTTTCAAGATATCCTGTACACTTTGCAGAAGGAATTGGGTTCCCAGTACCCGGCTTTCTTGAAAACAGTGGACAGTGTAATATTATCTAACTTGGAGATATTCTTATCCATCAGTCCACAGAAATCGTAG
- the RNY1 gene encoding ribonuclease T2 (similar to Ashbya gossypii ACR156W) codes for MTRLVRLLELVGLVAVSLLKVNGEQMVLSNDNHAREKKVVTADRQSSRVVFGGPSCPTDIPYSCRKGAEHQVDSCCYEATGGLFLLTQLWQYDDSSPYLRYGRKREENRGPKDAFTVHGLWGDRCDGSYDQFCNPQLAVKGVTEVLEQAGLNDGSLPVSGEELLKEMRKWWPSTKGSVDEFWSHEYNKHGLCMSTLLPQCFQDGKAAGGSHIASQELSVYNYFRVAMNLFKRYDTFAVLRKHGIVPSCTRTYKLQEIKAALRNVFGVDVEVRCDNKHAISEVWYFHILKGSVLGEQFLLLDSASASNCPSSGIRWYPKP; via the coding sequence ATGACGAGATTGGTGAGACTGTTGGAATTGGTCGGTTTGGTGGCCGTATCGTTGTTGAAGGTGAACGGTGAACAAATGGTATTATCGAACGATAACCACGCGCGGGAGAAGAAAGTGGTAACAGCAGACAGACAGAGCAGCAGGGTTGTTTTCGGTGGTCCTAGCTGTCCCACCGATATACCTTATTCGTGTCGCAAGGGTGCGGAACATCAAGTTGACAGCTGCTGTTATGAGGCCACCGGGGGGCTCTTTTTGCTGACGCAGCTTTGGCAATACGACGATTCTTCCCCATATTTAAGGTATGGCAGGAAACGTGAGGAGAACCGAGGGCCGAAAGACGCGTTTACAGTGCATGGTCTGTGGGGTGACCGTTGTGATGGGTCGTACGATCAGTTCTGTAATCCGCAGTTGGCCGTGAAGGGCGTCACGGAGGTTCTGGAACAGGCAGGGTTGAATGACGGGAGCTTGCCAGTGAGCGGGGAAGAATTGCTCAAGGAGATGAGGAAGTGGTGGCCATCGACGAAGGGCTCTGTCGATGAGTTTTGGTCCCATGAGTATAACAAGCACGGGCTGTGCATGTCCACGTTGCTGCCACAATGTTTCCAGGACGGCAAGGCTGCCGGCGGCAGTCACATTGCCAGCCAGGAGTTGTCTGTGTACAACTATTTCAGGGTTGCCATGAATCTTTTCAAGAGGTACGACACATTTGCCGTGCTCAGGAAGCATGGGATTGTTCCAAGCTGCACTCGTACCTATAAGTTGCAAGAGATCAAGGCTGCGCTGCGCAATGTGTTTGGCGTGGACGTCGAGGTGAGATGCGACAACAAACATGCCATTTCGGAAGTCTGGTACTTCCACATCTTGAAGGGGAGTGTTCTTGGCGAACAGTTCTTGCTTCTCGACAGCGCTAGCGCCAGCAATTGTCCCTCGTCTGGCATCCGGTGGTACCCCAAGCCCTGA
- the NPT1 gene encoding nicotinate phosphoribosyltransferase (similar to Ashbya gossypii ACR160C): MTLNDPVILSLLDTDLYKLTMHAAVHMHFPSIQVSYKYNNRTENFRFNKEAILWLEKQFGAMGHLRFSLDEIEYLKNEVPYLPDSYWQYISNNNFKLDPKNEVKFQFKCIDEDADQYELDITIEGLWQDTILYEIPMLALISEAYFKFVDTDWNYDLQIENAYSKAVTLLENDLSFIEFGTRRRRSKKTHDLVLQGILKAVDERKDKKDLFLGTSNILMAKNYGLRPMGTVAHEWIMGIASVTNDYRHANENAMNYWIKTFGWDHVGFALTDTFGTDNFLKSFLPPYSDVYLGVRQDSGDPIEFTEKISNHYLNVLNCPLYSKTICYSDSLDVEKALRYSKAAKLNGMASCFGIGTNFTNDFTVKSAPDVKSQPLNIVIKLFKANGNPAVKLSDNHGKNMGDPDKLREVKALLGYRESSWEEVDESNRW; the protein is encoded by the coding sequence ATGACTTTGAATGATCCTGTAATCCTGTCACTTCTTGACACTGATCTTTACAAGTTGACGATGCATGCAGCAGTGCATATGCATTTCCCAAGCATCCAGGTATCTTATaagtataataatagaacGGAAAATTTCAGGTTTAATAAGGAAGCAATTCTTTGGTTAGAGAAGCAATTCGGTGCTATGGGTCATTTACGTTTTTCTCTTGATGAAATcgaatatttgaaaaacgAGGTTCCATATCTTCCAGATAGTTACTGGCAATATATCTCAAAtaacaacttcaaattGGATCCGAAGAACGAAGTgaaattccaattcaagtgtattgatgaagatgctgATCAGTATGAATTGGATATAACTATTGAAGGTTTGTGGCAGGATACGATACTCTATGAAATTCCGATGTTGGCATTAATCTCTGAAGCTTATTTTAAATTCGTAGATACAGATTGGAACTATGATTTGCAGATCGAAAACGCCTATAGTAAAGCGGTTACTTTACTGGAAAATGATTTGAGCTTTATTGAATTTGGCACAAGAAGGAGGAGATCAAAGAAAACCCACGATCTTGTTTTGCAAGGTATTTTAAAAGCGGTGGACGAACGTAAGGACAAAAAGGACCTTTTCCTAGGAACTTCCAATATACTGATGGCCAAGAACTATGGGTTGCGACCTATGGGAACTGTAGCGCATGAATGGATAATGGGTATTGCATCTGTGACGAATGATTATAGGCATGCAAACGAGAATGCCATGAACTACTGGATTAAGACTTTTGGATGGGATCATGTAGGCTTTGCTCTAACGGACACCTTCGGCACAGATAACTTCTTAAAGAGCTTTCTACCTCCTTACTCTGACGTTTATCTTGGTGTCAGACAAGATTCAGGCGATCCGATAGAATTTACTGAAAAGATCTCCAACCACTACCTCAACGTCTTGAATTGTCCATTATATTCAAAGACTATATGCTATTCTGATTCTCTAGATGTTGAAAAGGCGCTACGATACTCAAAAGCAGCAAAACTAAATGGTATGGCATCTTGTTTTGGAATTGGTACAAACTTTACAAATGATTTTACTGTAAAATCCGCTCCCGACGTCAAGAGTCAACCACTAAACATCGTTATCAAGTTATTCAAAGCAAACGGTAACCCTGCCGTCAAGTTATCTGACAATCACGGTAAGAATATGGGAGACCCCGATAAACTTCGCGAAGTTAAGGCACTACTCGGTTATAGAGAGAGTTCTTGGGAAGAAGTCGATGAATCTAATAGATGGTGA
- the PTP2 gene encoding tyrosine protein phosphatase PTP2 (similar to Ashbya gossypii ACR158W) has protein sequence MCLDTQGRKVVVSLRLRINRIQEKIVFGVGWISKKGMAGLDVKDIYSLEGGMAGRFLSSGGCGSVQGSRVANGAGSASSSLSSCSRRCCGSVNVLFSSSQPTSPTSRSMVQQVDVSREVGGEVMEKSKVVSVQEWRELQEGLRQAVVLDLSNHGCQYFSASSVVHLSFPSTLLRRPNFQFDKLMRTLNDETRDSLLAQLETCDGILILDDGSSYWSSCMQSTVAVIRKLILYLEEQGEIAEKPVFLLQNGVKAFEEQHHFAVPKGTKEVMRCGGSSSSSGGRSAEGNDGSVEINGSARDDRGRPKITLKLCIPEQQPASLASSSKGYRGCGTSAELFIQSMKGDTFHYSPGTLVKYFKYRTPNKLPSEVPAWLRPFNSNNSDILQEILAKFRLLEKLEIKRLQKCLSSVTPGGGCLKVAKHKSTSLYSLKQFQKQFILSSRRSDASHQQHQHHQQHLPLDDCDEFDDSGENKNADSYTAEIDSSKLKRDIHEELNDDENKEIVNKLLARDPSCVPEADEGQETPLDKYVITKGINSFTKNRYSNIIPYEHTRVRLEPSPIWNEPYSRQVPSQSSLSLQTTPPPLTSQGNSYIINSKNKNKNKNTNDPIEHLKVSATSSYFTKRTEFPTNKFTSLAGSSSSSPHEPFNDYFNANYLNLPEINNKCKYVATQAPLLSTIDDFWKVVTSNNVKVIVSLNSDDELNLRKWDIYWKSDSIQKYDITVLNHFENVCGLDGAVIRVFELRRRSKLLTDSADMNRNNMKTHLVYQLQYKKWLDSCGIVMSDFIKLYNIKNSLLNNPKTFIQKLLKGEQDPQHIVDMNQSIFCDSEPPSPLLVHCSAGCGRTGVFITLDFLLNIFQPPLEKYNKIDVWNMTEDLLFIVVNELRKQRISMVQNLTQYITCYESLLEFFSLRESHKMKS, from the coding sequence atgtGTCTGGATACACAGGGAAGGAAGGTTGTTGTTTCACTCAGGTTAAGGATTAATAGGATACAggaaaaaattgtttttggtgTGGGTTGGATATCTAAGAAAGGGATGGCCGGACTTGATGTtaaggatatatatagtttgGAGGGTGGTATGGCGGGGAGGTTTTTGAGTAGTGGTGGGTGTGGTAGTGTGCAGGGCAGCAGGGTGGCGAATGGAGCGGGATCGGCATCTTCGTCGTTGTCGTCGTGTTCTCGGAGATGTTGTGGGTCGGTTAATGTGTTATTTAGCTCGTCGCAGCCCACGTCGCCCACGTCGAGGAGCATGGTGCAGCAAGTTGATGTATCGCGGGAGGTGGGTGGGGAGGTGATGGAGAAGAGCAAGGTGGTTAGTGTTCAGGAATGGAGGGAATTGCAGGAAGGGCTGAGACAGGCGGTAGTTTTGGATCTGAGTAACCATGGGTGTCAGTATTTTAGTGCTAGTAGTGTTGTGCATCTGTCGTTTCCCAGCACGTTACTGCGGAGGCCCAATTTTCAGTTTGACAAGTTGATGCGGACTCTGAATGACGAGACGCGGGACAGTTTATTGGCGCAGTTGGAGACGTGTGATGGGATTTTGATACTGGATGATGGGTCGTCGTATTGGTCTAGCTGTATGCAGTCCACGGTTGCGGTGATCAGGAAGCTTATATTGTATTTGGAGGAGCAGGGGGAGATTGCAGAGAAGCCGGTTTTTCTTCTGCAGAATGGGGTGAAGGCTTTTGAGGAGCAACATCACTTTGCGGTGCCGAAGGGTACGAAGGAGGTGATGCGCTGCGgtggcagcagcagcagcagcggtGGTAGGAGTGCTGAAGGCAATGACGGTTCGGTAGAGATCAATGGGTCAGCAAGGGATGACAGGGGCAGGCCGAAGATTACGCTGAAGCTGTGCATTCCGGAGCAGCAGCCTGCGTCGTTGGCCAGCAGCAGTAAAGGATATCGGGGCTGCGGTACATCCGCAGAGTTATTTATTCAGTCTATGAAGGGAGACACGTTTCATTATTCGCCCGGGACCCTGGTAAAATACTTCAAGTACCGTACTCCCAATAAGTTACCCAGCGAGGTGCCAGCTTGGTTACGGCCGTTCAACTCTAATAATAGTGATATATTGCAAGAGATCTTGGCCAAGTTTAGATTGCTTGAGAAATTGGAAATAAAACGATTGCAGAAGTGCCTGTCTAGCGTGACTCCAGGGGGAGGATGTTTGAAGGTTGCAAAGCACAAATCAACTAGCCTATACTCCCTGAAGCAATTTCAGAAGCAATTTATTCTCTCATCCCGTAGATCCGATGCTAGTCACCAACAGCACCAGCATCACCAGCAACACCTCCCTTTGGATGACTGCGACGAATTCGATGACTCGGGGGAAAATAAAAACGCCGACTCTTACACTGCTGAAATAGACAGTTCTAAATTGAAGCGGGATATACACGAAGAATTAAACGATGACGAAAACAAAGAGATTGTGAATAAATTATTAGCTCGCGACCCCAGCTGTGTTCCGGAGGCAGACGAAGGACAAGAAACCCCCCTAGATAAGTATGTTATCACCAAGGGGATCAACTCCTTTACTAAGAACAGATACTCAAATATCATCCCATATGAACATACTAGAGTTAGGCTAGAACCGTCTCCCATTTGGAACGAGCCTTATTCCAGACAAGTCCCATCCCAAAGCTCCTTGAGCCTTCAAACAACGCCACCGCCCCTGACAAGTCAAGGGAATAGTTACATTATTAAttctaaaaacaaaaacaaaaacaaaaacaccaATGACCCGATTGAACACTTGAAAGTATCTGCAACCTCTTCCTATTTTACTAAACGAACGGAATTCCCAACAAACAAATTCACTTCATTAGCAGgttcctcctcctcttcacCTCACGAACCCTTTAACGACTACTTTAACGCCAACTACCTGAACCTGCCGGAGATCAATAACAAATGCAAGTATGTTGCCACACAAGCCCCATTGTTATCTACAATTGATGATTTTTGGAAAGTGGTCACGTCGAATAATGTCAAAGTTATAGTGTCCTTGAACTCAGACGATGAATTAAATTTAAGGAAATGGGATATATACTGGAAGTCTGATAGCATACAGAAGTACGACATCACGGTGTTGAATCATTTCGAAAATGTATGCGGCTTAGATGGTGCCGTAATTCGCGTATTTGAACTCAGAAGGAGGTCAAAGTTGCTAACCGATTCTGCAGATATGAAtagaaataatatgaaGACACATCTAGTATACCAACTCCaatacaaaaaatggtTGGACTCCTGTGGGATAGTTATGTCCGATTTCATAAAGTTGTACAACATTAAAAATTCATTGCTCAATAATCCAAAGACTTTTATCCAGAAACTATTAAAGGGTGAACAAGATCCACAACACATTGTTGACATGAACCAAAGCATCTTTTGCGATAGTGAACCGCCATCACCATTATTGGTTCATTGTAGCGCAGGATGTGGGCGCACAGGCGTGTTTATCACATTAGATTTCTTATTAAACATCTTCCAACCTCCATTAGAAAAGTATAACAAGATAGATGTTTGGAATATGACTGAAGATCTATTATTTATTGTTGTTAATGAACTCAGAAAGCAAAGAATCTCAATGGTCCAGAATTTGACACAATATATTACTTGCTACGAAAGTCTATTAGAGTTCTTTTCGCTAAGGGAAAGTCATAAAATGAAATCATAA